In Pararge aegeria chromosome 5, ilParAegt1.1, whole genome shotgun sequence, one DNA window encodes the following:
- the LOC120624074 gene encoding polyprenol reductase, translating to MLNVIELGFLCLAITVALTGFVIKNYEKHVPAFILKGFKYGAFAYQGSGAVYLRVIEVSKARYRHFYAFSSVFSALTLVYALLVYFYEFKVHKYVVLFLHFLLEQDKPAVSVAAVLLALSLLMVQCFRRCYETYYLQVFARTSTMNLSHYIAGLVHYFAVVVAVIGQAPLFCDNQNRKKILWHDIKTLTLSIPVTIIFLWAWYEQYKSNVVLANLRKDQKSRMVVTEKHCVPRGRLFKYVSSPHRLCEVIMYVMLLILVPTRTFFCIFLWVICNQVQTALHAHEWYKKTFMDYPTDRNAIIPQIY from the exons ATGTTAAACGTAATAGAACTAGGTTTTTTATGTTTAGCGATCACTGTTGCATTAACTGGTTTTGTGATTAAGAATTACGAAAAACATGTACCGGCGTTTATTTTAAAAGGGTTCAAATACGGTGCTTTCGCGTACCAAGGCTCGGGTGCTGTTTATTTACGAGTTATCGAAGTGTCGAAAGCTCGTTACAGGCACTTCTATGCATTTTCATCTGTCTTTAGCGCGCTGACTTTGGTTTACGCTTTATTggtgtatttttatgaattcaaAGTTCACAAATATGTCGTACTATTCCTACATTTTTTATTGGAACAGGACAAACCTGCag tgtctgttgcAGCAGTTCTTCTAGCTCTCTCACTGCTTATGGTTCAGTGTTTCAGAAGATGCTATGAAACATACTACCTACAAGTATTTGCTCGGACAAGCACAATGAATCTCAGCCACTATATTGCAGGGCTGGTACATTATTTTGCTGTGGTGGTTGCTGTTATAGGACAAGCACCTTTGTTCTGTG acaaTCAAAACCGAAAAAAAATTCTATGGCACGACATAAAGACGCTTACCTTATCAATACCTGTCACCATAATATTTCTATGGGCATGGTACGAACAATATAAAAGCAATGTGGTGTTAGCAAACTTGCGCAAAGACCAGAAATCTAGAATGGTTGTCACAGAGAAGCATTGTGTACCTCGTGGAAGGCTGTTTAAGTATGTGTCAAGTCCACACAGACTTTGCGAAGTCATTATGTATGTGATGTTACTGATTTTAGTACCCACAAGGACCTTCTTCTGTATATTCTTATGGGTGATATGTAATCAG GTTCAGACTGCATTGCATGCTCACGAATggtacaaaaaaacatttatggaCTATCCCACTGATAGAAATGCAATTATTCCTcagatttattga